In Actinomyces marmotae, the DNA window GGCGTGCCCGCAAACGCGGCACACGATGTGGTGGTGGTGCCCCACCCGCTCGCAGGAGCGGTAGAGGATCTCGCCATCCGCGCTGCGCACCTGGTCCACCTGGCCGCTGTCCGCCAGGGCCGTGAGATTTCGGTAGACCGTGGCCAGCCCCACCTTCGTGCCCTCGGCCTCCAGGGCGGCGTGGATCTGCTGAGCGGAGCGGAACTCGGTGGTGCGCTGAAGGATCCCGGCGACGGCGGCCCGCTGGCGCGTGGCGCGCGGCCTGGCCGCCGTCGAGCCCGCGGTGGACCTGGAGGGGGTGCCGCTCGCCGTCCTGCTCACAACGGGCCTCGCTTCTCATCGGCGGCGCGATCGCGCCAGTGCTCAAGGGGTACGAGGAGCCCGGCGGGGGAGCGCGCCCGGCACCTGCCGCCCTATCATCTCACCGACGGGCGCGCCCATGCGGCGATCCTCATCATGGCTGCTGGCCCGCCCGGCTGGGCGGGGCGTCGCCGGGCCCCGCAGCGCTTAGACTGTCGGCACTCGTTCCCACCATCCAGGTGCGGACAACGACGGAATGATTCAGGAGAGACCCGGTGGCACAGAACTCCTCCACACTCGATCGCGTGATCAACCTGGCCAAGCGCCGTGGCTTCGTGTTCCCCTGCGGCGAGATCTACGGCGGCACGCGCTCCGCCTGGGACTACGGGCCGCTCGGCGTCGAGCTCAAGGAGAACATCAAGAAGCAGTGGTGGCTGGCGATGGTCCGCTCCCGTGACGACGTGGTGGGCCTGGACTCCTCGGTCATCCTGCCCCGCGAGACCTGGGTCGCCTCCGGGCACGTCGGGGCCTTCACCGACCCCCTCGTGGAGTCCCTGCACACCCACAAGCGCTACCGCGCCGACCAGCTCATCGAGGAGTACGCCGAGCGCAAGGGCCTCGACCCCGAGACCATCACCCTTGACATGGTGCCGGACCCCGTCACCGGCCAGCCCGGTAGCTGGACCGAGCCCCGCGAGTTCTCCGGCCTGCTCAAGACCTACCTCGGGCCCGTGGATGACGAGGCGGGCCTGCACTACCTGCGACCCGAGACCGCCCAGGGCATTTTCATCAACTTCGCCAACGTCATGAGCGCGGCCCGCAAGAAGCCCCCCTTCGGCATCGGGCAGGTCGGCAAGTCCTTCCGCAACGAGATCACCCCGGGCAACTTCATCTTCCGCACCCGCGAGTTCGAGCAGATGGAGATGGAGTTCTTCTGCGAGCCGGGCACCGACGAGCAGTGGCACCAGTACTGGATCGACTACCGGCGCGACTGGTACATCGACCTGGGCATTGACCCCGACAACCTGCGGCTCTATGAGCACCCCAAGGAGAAGCTCTCCCACTACTCCAAGCGCACGGTCGACCTGGAGTACCGCTTCGGCTTCACCGGCTCGGAGTGGGGCGAGCTCGAGGGTATCGCCAACCGCACGGACTTCGACCTGTCCACCCACGCCGAGCGCTCCGGCAAGGACCTGTCCTACTTCGACCAGACCACCAACGAGCGCTGGGTCCCCTACGTCATCGAGCCCGCCGCCGGCCTGACCCGCTCCATGATGGCCTTCCTCGTGGAGGCGTACCACGAGGACCAGGCCCCCAACACCAAGGGCGGCGTCGACACCCGCGTGGTCCTCAAGCTCGACGCGCGCCTGGCCCCGGTCAAGGCCGCCGTCCTGCCGCTGAGCCGCAAGGAGGAACTCACCGGCCCCGCCAAGGCCGTCGCCTCGCGCCTGCGCCGCCTGTGGAACGTCGAGTACGACGACGCGGGCGCGGTGGGCCGCCGCTACCGCCGCCAGGACGAGATCGGCACGCCGCTGTGCCTCACCTACGACTTCGACTCCCCGGAGGACGGGGCCGTCACGGTGCGCGAGCGCGACACCATGGTCCAGGAGCGCGTGCCCCTGGAGGGCATCGAGCGCTACCTGGCCGAGCGGCTCGCCGGCTGCTGACGGCACCCGGCATGGCGGGGCACTCCCACCACCACGGCGCCTCGCCCGTCCCGGCGGGCGAGGCGCGCCGCGTGAGGATCGTGCTGGCCGCGATCGTCGTGCCGATCGTCCTGGCCACCCTCGTGGGGCTGGTGCTGCTGTGGCCGGGGAAGAGTTCGCTCATGGGCTCGCGGCCCTTCGCCGTGGCGGGCTCCTCCATCGAGACCGCCACGGTCACCTCCACCTCCGTGGAGGACTGCAAGGACTCCGCCAAGGCGCTCGGCAAGATCTCCGACGGCTCACTGCTCACTGACGCCGTGTGCGCCGAGATCACCAGCGGTGACGGCAAGGGCCTCGTCGTGCCGGTCCACGTCCCGGCCGAGTCGGCCCGCGTCGCCAACCCCGGTGACTCCATGAAGGTGCTCTACACGCCCAAGGCGCTGGCCGGCGGCACCCCCTACGTCTTCGTCGACTACCAGCGCGGCCTGCCGATCGGGCTGCTGGCGGCCGTCTACCTCGTGCTCGTGCTCGTGGTGGCCGGCAAGCGCGGCGCGCTCAGCGTCCTGGGGCTCATCATGGCCACCGCCGTGCTCATGGGCTTCATGATCCCCGCGCTCCTGGCCGGGGAGAGCGCGCTGGCCGTCACCCTCACCGGGTCGCTGGCGATGATGCTCATGGCGGTCTACGTGGCGCACGGCGTGTCGGTGCGCACCACCACCGCGCTGCTCGGCACCTTCACCGGCGTCATCATCACCGTGCTGCTCGCGCTGTGGGGGACGAGCTCGTCCAACCTGACCGGCGCCGTCGACGACACTGCCGTCACCCTCAACGGGCTCGTGCGCGAGGCCGGCGTCCACCTCGACCTGCGGGCCCTGCTCACCTGCGGGATGGTGGTGGCGGGGCTCGGCGTCCTCAACGACGTCACCATCACGCAGGCCTCGGCCGTCTGGGAACTGCACGCCGCCAACCCCGCCATGCCCCGGGGCCGCCTGTTTACCGGCGGCATGAGGATCGGACGCGACCACATCGCCTCCACCGTCTACACCCTCGCCTTCGCCTACGCGGGCACCGCGCTCCCGCTCATCCTCTCCGCCGCGCTCATCGACCGCTCCGTGATCGACACGCTGCTCAGCGGGGAGATCAGTGAGGAGATCGTGCGCACGCTGGTGTCCTCCATCGGTCTGGTCCTGGCGATCCCCGCGACCACTGCCATCGCCACCATCCTGTGCCGCACCGGTGGGGCGGCGCAGGGCGCCGACGGTGCGAGGGCAGCCGGCCCTGGCGGTCCTGCCGTCGCGAGGGCGGCCGGCCCTGGCGGTCCTGGCGGCCTGGCTCAGCCCCCCGAGACGTCCGACTCGGCCTCGCCCAGCAGCTCGGCCTGATCGGCGTCGAGCACGGGGGAGTCCAGCCAGCCATCGGGCAGGTGGGGGCGCTTCGGATGGCCCGCGCGGCCACGGGGCCCCTCGACGGTCTCGCCGGGGTAGGGCACCTGGGCGGGCAGGTGCGAGCGCATGACCCCCAGGGCGGCGTCGAGTTCGGCCAGCGAGCCCACTCGCATGAGCGCGTTGCGGGCCGCCCCGCCCACCGGGTAACCCTTGAGGTACCAGCCCACGTGCTTGCGCAGGTCGCGCACGCCCCGGTTCTCGCCCATCTCATCGGCCAACAGCCGCGCGTGCTCGCGGATGACGGCGATGACGCCGTCGAGATCCGGCCGCGCGCGGGAGGCCTCGCCGCGCATGGCGGCGACGATGTCGGCGAAGAGCCATGGGCGCCCCTGGCAGCCGCGCCCCACGACCACGCCGTCACAGCCGGTGGCGGCCATCATGCGCACGGCGTCATCCCCCACCCAGATATCCCCGTTGCCCAGCACTGGCAGGCGTGTGGACTCCTTGAGCTCGGCAATGCGGGCCCAGTCCGCCTGACCCGAGTAGTGCTGCCGGGCGGTGCGCGCGTGCAGGGCGACGGCGGCGATGCCTGCGCGCTCGGCCGCGCGGGCGGCGTCGAGGAAGGTCTCGTGGGACTCGTCGATCCCCACGCGCATCTTCATCGTCACCGGCACCTCCCGCGGGCGATGAGCGGCCCGGGCGGCGCTCTCCGCGGCGCTCACGCACTCGCGCAGGATCGCGGCGAGCAGGTCCCGCTTCCACGGCAGGGCGGCGCCCCCGCCCTTGCGGGTCACCTTGGGCACGGGGCAGCCGAAATTGAGGTCGATGTGGTCTGCGAGGTCCTCCTCGACGAGGATGCGCACGGCCTTGCCCGCGATGACGGGGTCGACGCCGTAGAGCTGGATCGAGCGGACCCGCTCGGCGGGGTCGGTGCGCACCATGGCGAGGGTCTTCTCATTGCGCTCCACGAGGGCCCGGGTGGTGACCATCTCCGTGACGTACAGGCCCGCGGGTGCCCGCAGGCCACCGGAATCGGTGGGGATCGGCCCCGGGGCGGCGGGGCGCGCGGCCTCGGGGAGCGCGGACTCGGCGGCTTGGCGGCACAGCCGGCGGAAGGAGGCGTTCGTGACGCCAGCCATCGGGGCGAGGACCACGGGCATGGGCACCTCGATGGGGCCCAGGCGCAGCGGGGCGGGGGAGTGCGAAGGGGCGGTCACGCGCCCATGCTGGCACGGAGTCACCGCCCCGAGGGCGGCGCCACCCCGTAGGCTGTGCCTGTGACGGCTGCGACGGGCCCGGGTGGGGCCATGAATCCGAGGGAACCGAGCCCAGGCGCACCCCCCGGGCTGCTGCGGGGGCGCACGGTCCTCATCACCGGGGTGATGCGCCCCTCCTCGATCGCCGCCTCCGTGGCCCGCGCCGCCGCCGAGCAGGGCGCCCGCGTCATCCTCACCACGCACCCGCGCGCCCGGGCCCTCACGGAGTCCGTCGCCGCGCTGCTGGGACTGGCCGAGCCCGTGGTGGGGCTCGATGTGGCCGATCCCGCGTCCCTGGCCGCGCTGCCGGGCGAGTTGGAGCGCCTTGGCGTGGTGCGGCTCGACGGCGTCGTCCACTCGATCGCCCGCGCCAGCCGCGACCTCCTCGGGACGGTGCTGCCCGCCGGGTTGCAGGAGGCGGACGACGGCGAGCGGGCGCGCCTGGAGGAGGCGGGGGAGGCGCGCATGGCGGCGCTCCGCGACGCCTTCATCGTCTCCGCCGCGTCCCTGGCCGCGCTCGTCGAGGCGACGGCGCCGCTGTTGGGGCGGGGGAGCTCTGTGCTCGCCCTCACTTTCGACACCTCCCGCGTTTACCCCGGCTATGGCTGGATGGGACCGCTCAAGGCCGCCCTCGAGGCCTCGGCGCGGGCCCTCGCCGTCGAGCTCGGGCCCCGCGGCGTGCGGGTCAACACCCTGTCCGCCGGGCCGCTGCGCACGACGGCGGCCTCCGCGATCCCCGGTTTCGATGATCTCGTGGATGGTTGGGGGGCGGTTGCCCCGCTCGGCTGGGACCCCAATGACGCGTCGCCGGTGGCGCGCACCGCCGTCGCCCTCCTGTCCGACTGGATGCCCGCGACCACCGGGGCCGTCATCCACGCCGACGGCGGGGCGACCCTGTGATCGCCGGTGTCGTCCGGCGGCGCGCCGGCCACCGATCCGCACGCTCTCAATCCGCGAGGAGGACCCATGACTGAGACCGCTCCCGGCGCCGCTGTTGGCGCCGCTGTTGGCGCCGCTCCCGGCGCCGCCGATGCCGCCCAGGCCCGCACGCTCGTCCTCATCCGTCACGCCCGTGCCGCCGCGGCGCCCACGGATATCGAGCGCCCGCTGTCCGACGCCGGTGCGGCGCAGGCCCGGGCCCTGGCGGCGGCTCTCGCCACCCGGGTGGGCAGCGCCGACCTTCTCATCGTCTCGCCCGCCAGGCGCGCGCGGCAGACCTCCCAGCCGATCGCCGAGAGGCTGTCCCCGGGGCGGACCCTCGTGGAGGAGGACGTGTACTTCGGGGGAGGCCGGGCCGTCCTCGAACTGGTGCGTCAGGCGGGGCCGGGCGCGCGCACGGTGATCGTGGTGGGGCACGAGCCGACGACCTCCGAGCTCGCCGCCTATCTCGATGGGGGAGTGAGCGACCTCGGGCGGCGGGTCTCCTACGGCATGTCGACCGCCAACGCCGCCGTGCTGCGGGTGGGCTCGCCCTGGGCCGTCCTCACCGGCGGTTCCGCCGAGGTCATCGATCTTCTCACCCCCGCCCATTAGAGGATGATTAATGTGGAGACTGAGTTTGAGTCACGGCTATTGATGCGCGGGGCGGCTCCCCTGTCCCGGACGATGAGCATCGCTTGGAGTCGGATTGACGGGAGCGCGCGTCGCCGCTTCGCCGTGATCGGAATATTGTCGATAGTGTCCGGCGTCCTCCCTGGGGCGCAAGTGTATGCGGTCGGAGCTCTCGTATCGTCAGTCGTGGACAGCGCCGACTATAGGGGGTACCTCGTTTGGGCCATCGTGTTCGGAGTGGTTGTCTTCGTAAAATATGTTCTTGAGAACATAATCAAATTCCTTGGGGATGTCTTAACCTTAAGGCTATCGTATGACATAGAGATCGACGCGGTTCAGCGACTGGGGGACATGGAGGTGCAAAATTTTGAGTCCTCAAAGACGTATGACATCATTCAACGCGTGGACGAATCGACGGGCGAGCACGTCTACGGCTTGTTTGATACGCTGAGATCCGCGATCCAAGCGTTGTTGTCGCTGCTGAGCATATGTGCAGTGCTCTGGCAATGGAGCCCCGTTATTGCATCGATGCTCCTTGTCGCCCCTATCCCTGGATGCGTCGCCACTTTTCGCGTTCAAACGAGGGCTTATGATATAGAGTACAAGCGCGCCACGAAGGCAAGGCTGGCGGGATACCTCCGCGGCTTGCTCATGTCGGATAGCGCCAAGAAGGAGACTCGTCTGTTCCGC includes these proteins:
- a CDS encoding Fur family transcriptional regulator — translated: MSRTASGTPSRSTAGSTAARPRATRQRAAVAGILQRTTEFRSAQQIHAALEAEGTKVGLATVYRNLTALADSGQVDQVRSADGEILYRSCERVGHHHHIVCRVCGHAEEVAGDELEAWIERVSAAAGFTQMEHVAEFFGLCRDCSARAEGAPS
- a CDS encoding SDR family oxidoreductase encodes the protein MNPREPSPGAPPGLLRGRTVLITGVMRPSSIAASVARAAAEQGARVILTTHPRARALTESVAALLGLAEPVVGLDVADPASLAALPGELERLGVVRLDGVVHSIARASRDLLGTVLPAGLQEADDGERARLEEAGEARMAALRDAFIVSAASLAALVEATAPLLGRGSSVLALTFDTSRVYPGYGWMGPLKAALEASARALAVELGPRGVRVNTLSAGPLRTTAASAIPGFDDLVDGWGAVAPLGWDPNDASPVARTAVALLSDWMPATTGAVIHADGGATL
- the dusB gene encoding tRNA dihydrouridine synthase DusB; the encoded protein is MTAPSHSPAPLRLGPIEVPMPVVLAPMAGVTNASFRRLCRQAAESALPEAARPAAPGPIPTDSGGLRAPAGLYVTEMVTTRALVERNEKTLAMVRTDPAERVRSIQLYGVDPVIAGKAVRILVEEDLADHIDLNFGCPVPKVTRKGGGAALPWKRDLLAAILRECVSAAESAARAAHRPREVPVTMKMRVGIDESHETFLDAARAAERAGIAAVALHARTARQHYSGQADWARIAELKESTRLPVLGNGDIWVGDDAVRMMAATGCDGVVVGRGCQGRPWLFADIVAAMRGEASRARPDLDGVIAVIREHARLLADEMGENRGVRDLRKHVGWYLKGYPVGGAARNALMRVGSLAELDAALGVMRSHLPAQVPYPGETVEGPRGRAGHPKRPHLPDGWLDSPVLDADQAELLGEAESDVSGG
- a CDS encoding glycine--tRNA ligase is translated as MAQNSSTLDRVINLAKRRGFVFPCGEIYGGTRSAWDYGPLGVELKENIKKQWWLAMVRSRDDVVGLDSSVILPRETWVASGHVGAFTDPLVESLHTHKRYRADQLIEEYAERKGLDPETITLDMVPDPVTGQPGSWTEPREFSGLLKTYLGPVDDEAGLHYLRPETAQGIFINFANVMSAARKKPPFGIGQVGKSFRNEITPGNFIFRTREFEQMEMEFFCEPGTDEQWHQYWIDYRRDWYIDLGIDPDNLRLYEHPKEKLSHYSKRTVDLEYRFGFTGSEWGELEGIANRTDFDLSTHAERSGKDLSYFDQTTNERWVPYVIEPAAGLTRSMMAFLVEAYHEDQAPNTKGGVDTRVVLKLDARLAPVKAAVLPLSRKEELTGPAKAVASRLRRLWNVEYDDAGAVGRRYRRQDEIGTPLCLTYDFDSPEDGAVTVRERDTMVQERVPLEGIERYLAERLAGC
- a CDS encoding YibE/F family protein, which encodes MRIVLAAIVVPIVLATLVGLVLLWPGKSSLMGSRPFAVAGSSIETATVTSTSVEDCKDSAKALGKISDGSLLTDAVCAEITSGDGKGLVVPVHVPAESARVANPGDSMKVLYTPKALAGGTPYVFVDYQRGLPIGLLAAVYLVLVLVVAGKRGALSVLGLIMATAVLMGFMIPALLAGESALAVTLTGSLAMMLMAVYVAHGVSVRTTTALLGTFTGVIITVLLALWGTSSSNLTGAVDDTAVTLNGLVREAGVHLDLRALLTCGMVVAGLGVLNDVTITQASAVWELHAANPAMPRGRLFTGGMRIGRDHIASTVYTLAFAYAGTALPLILSAALIDRSVIDTLLSGEISEEIVRTLVSSIGLVLAIPATTAIATILCRTGGAAQGADGARAAGPGGPAVARAAGPGGPGGLAQPPETSDSASPSSSA
- a CDS encoding SixA phosphatase family protein yields the protein MTETAPGAAVGAAVGAAPGAADAAQARTLVLIRHARAAAAPTDIERPLSDAGAAQARALAAALATRVGSADLLIVSPARRARQTSQPIAERLSPGRTLVEEDVYFGGGRAVLELVRQAGPGARTVIVVGHEPTTSELAAYLDGGVSDLGRRVSYGMSTANAAVLRVGSPWAVLTGGSAEVIDLLTPAH